AATCGACCTTAGAATCGTGCATTGCTTGCAATAAGCGCTCAATCAATCGAATATCACCTTCTTGTTCGGTTGTAAAACCTAGCTTTTGCCTAAAAAGAGATTGCCATGCTTGGGCATAGGTCACTGGAAAAGTCTCTAATACTTCGCGCAATAACGACTGTGCTTTCTGCTCATCATGGGTTGGCTCTAATAGTGGCAAAAAGCCACTGGCAAGACAAGCCATATTCCAGTGCATGATTTGTGGCTGGCGATGATATGCATATCGACCGCCTTGATCGCTGTGATTGCAAATATGGTCAATCTCAAACTGGTCTAAGAATCCAAAGGGACCATAGTCCATCGTTAAACCCAATGCGCTGATATTGTCGCTATTGAGAACTCCATGACAAAAGCCAACGGCTTGCCATTGAGCTACTAACATGGCATTGCGCTCACAAATGCGTTTGAATAATTCTAAATAGGGCTCAGTATTAGTCTGGCACTCTGGGTAATGATCCTTGATTAATAAGTCCGCCAGCTCCTTGAGACGAACAACATTTTGCAAGGAGGCGTAATGTTCAAAGTGACCAATGCGTAAAAAACTAGGCGCTAGGCGTGTACAAACAGCGGCAGTTTCCATAGTTTCTCGCCTAACGGGAAGCTCGGAGCCAACAATGGCGAGTGCTCGTGTCGTTGGAATACCCAATGCGTGCATTGCTTCACTGCATAAGAACTCTCGTATGGAAGAGCGCAGGACGGCACGACCATCACCCATGCGGGAATACATCGTTTTTCCTGCACCTTTTAATTGCAGCTCTTGACCATTCATCTCACCAAGCAGAATGGCTCTGCCATCACCTAATTGACCTGCCCACACACCAAATTGATGGCCGCTGTATGCAGTGGAAATTGGCCTGGGGAATTGCTGATAAGTGGTAGCCAAGGAATTTCCCGCCAAGACTTCTAACCATGAAGAGTCGGATGGCAATCCAGCATTATTGAGCTCTAATCCAATGAGCTTTGCAGCAGCAGGAGAAAATGCCACCCAATAAGGATTAGGAATTGGACTGGGATGAGTTATCTGACAGGCGTCATCGCCGCTTAAGGTAAAGGCCATCAGGCTATTCTAGGTGTATTCCCAAAATGGTGCTGAAGCCTCTAAAATCAACTTATGAACAAACAAGTCCAAATTAATCCTCAAACTCAACTGGCTAATTTAGGTGAGGAATTAAATGTTCCTTTTCTAAAACTCTTAGGCGTTCGCTTCCTGAGCGCCGAAATGGGTAAAGGGGAAATTCTTCTCGCAATCAAGCCTGAACATACCAATACTTGGGCGGTTGCACATGGCGGTGTTTTGTTGACTTTGATGGACGTAGCAATGGCTGTAGCCGCTCGTTCTGGTGATCCCAGTGACCGCAGCGTAGTCACGATTGAATTAAAAAACAACTTTATGCAGGCTGCTAATGGCGTATTGCGCGTGAAGGCGGATACTGTCCGCAGAACAGCGACGATGGCATTTTGTGAAGCCAAGCTCTATAACGATCAAGGTGAAATATGTTGCATGGCGACAGGAACCTTTCAGTTCATTAAGCGCCTACCGACCCGTGATACAAAAGGTGAACGCGTCGTGAACGAAGACCTTCGTTCGGACTAACTGAGAATAACTGTTTTAAACCGACAGGTTTGATCCAGGCGCAGTACTTAGAGCACCAGTAATGACGTCGTGTCCAACAGTACCACCTGCATCAAAGCGTCGCTCCACCATTTCAAACTGACCATCTTTACGCACTCTGAGCACTGTGCTGGAGCGGGTACCGTAAGAGGGGGTCTTAATAAAAGCAGGGGAGAGCGCTTTTTCCCATTCTTTACTGACACCAGTACTTGGTAATTCATGATCGCTCGCATGGTGGGTATCGGCCAAAACTTTGAGATATTGGTCCGCGCTCTTCAGTTGCCCATGATCCATTGCCAATACTTGTGCAAAGGCCGCCACGCGATGATTTACCTTGGGCCAGGGGGTATCTAGCATGGCATTGGATAGCCCATACACTCCTGGTGATAGGGGCTGATTTGGAAACACTTTGCGGGGGCGGATGTTTTGACCCATCAAGATTCGATTGCTCACCCAATGCATTTCTGCATTTGCGGGATCGCTGAGGTCCGCCATTAACAAATTAAAGCCGTTGTAGTGAGAGAAGCGCTTCGAGTTTACTTCTACAAATGAAGCGGGCTTATCTTGGCTTGTTAAATACAACAAAGACAATTCACCACGAGTTCTGGCGTCAGGATTTTTTTCGCTTGGAGCGCGAACGTTTGTAAGGGCGGCAAACTTTCCTGTTTTAGTAAAGCCTAACCAAGTGCCAGGACTACCCAAAACATCTGCGCGATCTCTGCCAGCTAAGACATGGGGGTGCTCTGGCCAATAAGCGAGACCTTCGGTATCACGCTCATAAAACTCATCGCGATTAGCCGCAACGACTAAGGAATAGTCTGGATGCGAATTCCAAGCGAAGAGAATGAGGCACATAAAGGAAGCTGGTCAGCCTATATTTAGATTTCGATTAAAGGGTAGGGCAATGTATCTATTTTTAACACAGGTCCTTGAGCACTTCCTAGGCGAATTTCACCCTGTTCAAGTGCCTCCAGTTTGCACTCAACCTGTAAGTCCAGCCGATTCAACTCTTGAGTGCATGGGGCCGATAAAACCACCATTCCAGCTGGCTGACTTGGGTCTAGGCTATGAAATAACTCGGTTCCTGGACCAAAGGCGCCTTGATCAGCAGCGCTATCGGTATGAGCCAAAAAAAGGCGTCTTTTAATCACGCCGCGATATTGACTGCGAGCGACAATTTCTTGGCCTGGATAACATCCTTTTTTGAAATCAACTCCAGCAACAGATTCAAAATTTATCATTTGCGGAACAAACTGTTCTTGCGTTGCCAGCACGATTCGAGGAATGGCGCTGAGGACTTCTAAATCATTCCATGTATTGATCAATGAGTGATCTTCAGTGGGCATTACGTTCTCTTGAGCAACCAAGATGCGACCAAAAGATTGGCTGTTTACCAATACATCAGGTAAGCGCAATCCAATCGCAGAATTATTTATTTCAAATTTTGTAATATCACTGTTTGCAGAAAAATATCCTGAGATGGTCATTTGATCAGACACATCCCTTACCTTGACCTTAGATCGCAAGACAAACATCGCTATTCGTTTGGCAATACTTGCTGCAATATCTTTAGAGATAAACAAAGCAAAGCGATCATCTGATGATTCACTTACTGGAGCCAAGGTGATCCACGCACTTGCGAGTAGTCTTCCTTTGGGACTGCAATATCCAACCAGTCTGGTGGCTGCATAGGTTTCTGCGATTTGGGGCGAAATGGTGCGACGCAGCCCTAAAACTGAATTCGTGAGTTGATTCTGCAAGAAGCTTGCGGCATCGGGCCCCTCTACCAATATCAATCCCCATTGTGGCAGGAGGCATCGCCCAGAGGAGGGGATTTGGTCTTGAATTTGTGTATTTTGGCTAATGTTGGTCATCTCCCTTTTATCATAGCCTGATGCGCAGAAAAAATCAGGGGAGATCCTTTTTTAAGAAGAAAAAGACAGGGCGTCTTAGTCTGAGAGGCTTTGCGTTTGGATTCATAGGAATGCTGGCGTTCATTTATGGCTGCCTATTTTTGTGGCCAGTTGTACCGAGCCTAGCCAACATTCAAGATGTACCAGCTTATAAAGTCAAAATTGCGCCTCAATCGAGTTTGGCTAGTATTGCTCAACAATTGCAGGATCAAGGCATATCCGTTTACACACTTGCATTTCAAGTAAGTGCCAAAGCATTATTTGTTGGCTCAAAGTTAAAACCGGGGACCTATCAATTACCTATTAGGGCTAGTTTAGGAAAAATATTGTTACAGATGGCACGCGGTGATCGCGTAAGGGAAAGTATTGCCATTATTCCCGGCATGACGATTTGGCAACTTCGGTCATTAGTCGATTCCCATCCTGCATTAGTGCATCAAACCAAAGGGTTGAATTCAAAAGCATTACTGCAAAGCTTGAATCTGAGCTTTCCCAATGATGAGGGCCTTTTTTTTCCAGACACCTATGTTTTTGATCCAGGCGAGTCAGATGTCAATATCTATCGGCGCGCCTCCCTGGCCATGCAAAAGCAGCTCAACCTAGCTTGGGAGCAAAAGCCCTCTAATTCACCACTCAAAACCCCCTATGAGCTGCTCATTTTGTCCTCAATTATTGAAAAAGAGACTGGCAAATCGAGTGACCGAGGCTTTGTTGCCGCAGTTTTTATAAATCGCCTCAATAAAGGCATGATGTTGCAAACGGATCCGACGGTTATTTATGGGATAGGACCTCGGTTTGATGGTAATTTGCGCAAGGCAGATCTTCGTAAAGATAGTCCCTACAATACCTATATGCGCAAAGGTTTACCTCCCACACCCATAGCAATGCCCAGCAAAGAATCTCTTTTGGCAACGGTTCATCCCGCCCAAAGCAAGGCTCTTTATTTTGTTGCTAAAGGAGACGGCAGCAGTCACTTTTCTGAAACCCTCAACGAGCATGAATCTGCCGTTGATCGCTATCAACGAAAATTAGCTCCAAAATCAAATTAATATGACATCAACATTTCCGGGATATTTCGTCAGCTTTGAAGGTATAGACGGTGCAGGCAAAAGCACTCATATCGAGTCGTTTTGCAAGCTCATGCAAAAACGTTTTCCAGATCGTGAAGTAGTTGTAACACGAGAACCTGGTGGAACACCATTGGGCGAACAGCTACGTGGCTTGTTATTGGATGCTCCCATGAATCTGGAAACAGAAGCTTTGCTCATGTTCGCCGCACGCCGAGAGCATATTGCCCAAGTGATTGAACCTGCATTGCTTGCAGGAAAGATCGTGATTTCAGATCGCTTTACCGATGCAAGCTTTGCGTATCAAGGTGGTGGCCGTGGTCTGAGTATCGAGAAATTAAATGATTTGGAGAGATGGGTTCAAGGCCGTCCGGATGGATCTTTATTGCAACCCAACTTAACAATCCTTTTTGATTTGCCTGGCGAAATAGCAGAAGCACGTCGCTCAAAGGTTCGTGCACCGGATAAATTTGAAAAAATGGATTTACATTTTTTTGAAAAAGTTCGTCAAGAATACTTGCGGCGTGCTAAAGAAGATTCGAAGCGTTTTCATCTAGTGGATGCGACTAAAACCCCAGAAGTTATCTGGGAAGAATTGCAATCCTTAAATATTCATCTATAAATGTCTGACCTCATGTTTCCCATGGAGCAAGACAGCCAGGTAGCGCCGTGGCTGAAACCTCTTTGGGATAGTCTGAACTTTGGCAAGTTACCCAATGCCATTTTGTTGCATGGCCAGTCTGGTATTGGTAAGTTCTCATTTGCTGTGGAACTCGCTAAGGCATTGCTATGCGAGGCGGGTAATAGCTCTAAGCCTTGCAATCAATGCGAAGCTTGCCATTGGTTTAATACTGGCAATCATCCAGACTTTATTGCATTAGTGCCAGAGACGCATCGTAAACTTTTGCCGCAAGCAGATTTTGAATCTGAAGACACGCCAAAACGTGGCAAGGCCTCAAAAGATGATTCTGATGCTGAGCCGAGTGAGAAAAAAGAAAAGAAGAATATTTCCATCGAGGAAACTAGAAGTGCAATTGAGAGCCTCTCCATAGGCTCGCACCGTGGTGGTAACCGCGTTATCTTGATTTACCCGTTAGAGCTACTGCGTTCTGATTCAGCCAATACCCTACTGAAATCACTGGAAGAGCCGCCAGCAAATACGATCTTTATCCTGTTGGCTGATCGCGTCGATCGTGTCTTGCCAACTATCCGCTCACGTTGCCGCTTATTGACGGCCCCCAGGCCGGATCGCAACCAAGGATTGGCTTGGCTAAAGTCTCAAGTGCTCACTATCCCAGGCCTCAAAACCAATGATGCGGATATTGATACGATTTATGACGAGCAGGGTGGAGCACCTTATGCCGTTCTTGAATCCATCATTGCTCGTCACAACAAGGATGAGAAGGATGAGCTAACGATTGCCATTGCAGCTTCTCGGCTGTTGCTGCAATCCATGGCGCAGGGTGGTCGAATTCCTTGGCTTGAGACAGCTGAAAAGATCCATAAAGCCCAGTTTTCATTTTTGCTGGCAACAATGCAACGTTGGGTCTCCGATATACAAGTCGTTTCACAAGGTGGGCATGCGCGTTATTACCCTAAACACCTCTCTACACTACAAGGTCTATCTCATGCCGCCAGAGTCCCTAAGCTTTTGGCTTTTTGGAAGGCCTTAGTGCAAGCCCGTCGCTCAGAAAACCATCCACTAGCTAATCGTATCCAGATTGAGGCTTTGCTATCCCAATATCAGCAAGTATTCGAGGGGTAGCGGCAGGTTTCTTTAGACAAGGCAGACTAAAATAGAGTCATGTTTATTGACTCACACTGCCATCTCGATTTTCCAGAATTTCAAGCGCGCCTTCCTGAAGTGCTGGCTAATATGAAATCAGCGCAAGTCAGCCATGCGCTTTGTGTATCTGTTGATATTCCAGATTTTCCAAATGTCCTCAAGCTTGCCCAGGAGCATCCCCATCTTTATGCTTCAGTTGGCGTGCACCCGGACTATGAAGATACGCCTGAACCCACTCTGGAATTTTTAGTTGATACCGCCAAAAAGCACTCCAAGATCGTTGCGATTGGCGAAACAGGACTTGACTATTACCGCATGGGTGATCGAAGTTATGAATCCATGGAATGGCAAAGGGAGCGATTTAGAACTCATATTCGGGCAGCCCTTGAGTCTAAAAAGCCTCTTATTATTCATACCCGCTCCGCATCCGAGGACACAATCAAAATCCTGAAGGAGGAGGGTGCAGAGGGTATCGGCGGGGTAATGCACTGCTTTACCGAAAGCCTGGATGTTGCGCGCAAGGCTATGGATCTAGGCTTTTACATATCATTCTCTGGCATAGTGACTTTTAAGAGCGCCAAGGACCTTCAGGAGACTTGTAAGCAGGTTCCCTTAGATCGTATGCTGATTGAGACGGATTCACCTTATTTGGCTCCAATTCCATATCGCGGCAAAACCAATGAACCAGCCTGGGTATCTAAAGTAGGTGAATTTATCGCCAGCCTTAAAGGCGTTTCCGTTGAAGAGTTGGCAAACAGTACTTCAAGTAATTTTTATCAATGTTTTCAAATAGATAGAACAGTTAATTAATGTTAAATAATATTATCAAAACCACCGCATTTATTGCTGTTTTAGGACTTTCATCACCCGTTTTTGCTCAAACTGAGACCCAAATCAATGATTTCACCAAGGCGGCTAAGTTTGATGATTTATCTGAAGTAAAAGCTTTGTTGGCTGCAGGTGTAAGCCCAAATACAGTGGATTCCAAAGGCGATCCTATGTTGCTTATAGCAATAAGAGATAAATCCACCAAAGTGACGGAATATTTGCTCAAGGACAAAAAAATTGATGTCGATTTGTCTAATAAGTACGGTGAAACGCCGTTAATGATGGCTTCTATAGACGGCGATCTGCCTGTTGTGAAGACTTTAGTTCAGCAAAATAAGGCCAAACTTGACCATATCGGATGGACACCGTTGCATTACGCATGCGCCAAAGGACAACTACAGGTTGCCCAATTTTTAGTTAGCAGTGGCGCGGATGTGAATTCCCGCAGCCCAAACGGCACCACGCCGTTGATGATGGCTGCTCAAGCTGGTAACGAGGAGCTTATTAAGTTCCTATTGGATAACGGTGCAGATATCCGCATGCGTAATTCTCATGGCTTTTCAGTGATTGAGGTTGCAGAGATCTATCAAAAGCCATGGATAGCAGAGGCTTTGTCATCACGCTGGCAAAAGCTATACAAACAGCCTTATCCAGGGCCACAGAAGTACACATCAAACAAATCTTCCTAATTACTATTTGCGTATAATCATTATTATGTCAAATAAGATATTTCTGTAAGAACCACTAACAACAATAGCCATGATTAGCCTATTTCAGAATGCCGACCTCCCCAGCTTTGCAACCCTGTTGAATGAGATCAATACAGACATGGGCAATAGTCAGATTTGGGTAATGGTTGTATCTGCGTGTCTCATGTTGGCTGTTCATGCTGTTGCAGTTCTCGGTATTGCAGGAGCATTTCACTGGATCGATGAAGTCATGACTAGGCGGAAGATCTTTGGGGCAAGCTTTCTGTCTTATTTCATAGCTATTTTGTTGGTTATCGCCATTCATTTATCTGAAATCGTAGTTTGGGCCTATATTTGTGTTGCCCTAAAGGTATTTCCAACCAACCCCCAGACCTTTTACTTTGCTGGAGAAATGTATACAACCGTTGGTTATGGCGATTACAACTTGGCAGAAAAATGGCGCATTCTGCCCATCATCATCTCTTTTTCTGGGATCTTTGCTGTTTCTATGTCGGGAGCAGCCTTGTATACCATGATGGGCGCCTTATTGGGACACAACAATCAGAACCAAAATCCCCGATCTGGTAGTGGCTTTTAAGACTCTTAGGGCCTTAAATCTACTGGCACTGGGTTCTTCTGCCTAAAAACCAGCTCCAATACCCGACCATTGGCCTCCAGTGACCGAATTCTACCTGGTAGCCACTCGAGGTCTTTTGCTAGCCAAATATCGACCTGGCGCTTGTATGGATCATTCTCTCTTTGCATTAATGCGTAATGACGATTTACCGTCTTGCCTAGATTAGCAATGTCCTCGTTTAATGCCTCACCATAACTCTTAAATTGCCAATTTTCGAGAGTGTTGTAGTCAACCACAGGAATTTGACGGATGCTACCGGATTCATCCATCTTGCTATCGCCATTTAAGAGCGATGCTAATTGAAACATCAAGCTAAAGCGATCCTGAGTTCCCGGAACAATTGCAGGCGTAAATTCTGGCTTTTCGGAGAAGTACATCTGCCCTCCTCCCTTTTCATCTCGATCAAAACGTGAGTACCTTGGCGCCCTAGTGCCGCGCTGAGACCAATAAATAATGGGGGCAAGGCCATATGAATCAACCGTACCTCGAGACTCAAAAATAAATGGGCCTACGAATGCATATGGAATATTGATGTACAAACGATAGGAGTTACCGTCAGCAATCCAATCAATTTCAGCCGTTTGATACTTTTGGCCATCAACATAAGCGTCGTAATAAAGAATGCCTGATTGGGGTAATTTGAATGCAACCCCTGCTTGAT
Above is a genomic segment from Polynucleobacter wuianus containing:
- the ygfZ gene encoding CAF17-like 4Fe-4S cluster assembly/insertion protein YgfZ, with product MTNISQNTQIQDQIPSSGRCLLPQWGLILVEGPDAASFLQNQLTNSVLGLRRTISPQIAETYAATRLVGYCSPKGRLLASAWITLAPVSESSDDRFALFISKDIAASIAKRIAMFVLRSKVKVRDVSDQMTISGYFSANSDITKFEINNSAIGLRLPDVLVNSQSFGRILVAQENVMPTEDHSLINTWNDLEVLSAIPRIVLATQEQFVPQMINFESVAGVDFKKGCYPGQEIVARSQYRGVIKRRLFLAHTDSAADQGAFGPGTELFHSLDPSQPAGMVVLSAPCTQELNRLDLQVECKLEALEQGEIRLGSAQGPVLKIDTLPYPLIEI
- a CDS encoding DUF3108 domain-containing protein, with translation MPKIRTQSLRIIFIALLLSLLGHLILFFGIPFFPFGSPPEISEDLIIRTEIKVEPPKKIQMAKAPKKRTLDDPSSKGFNQNPVPGEQGGSFDQAGVAFKLPQSGILYYDAYVDGQKYQTAEIDWIADGNSYRLYINIPYAFVGPFIFESRGTVDSYGLAPIIYWSQRGTRAPRYSRFDRDEKGGGQMYFSEKPEFTPAIVPGTQDRFSLMFQLASLLNGDSKMDESGSIRQIPVVDYNTLENWQFKSYGEALNEDIANLGKTVNRHYALMQRENDPYKRQVDIWLAKDLEWLPGRIRSLEANGRVLELVFRQKNPVPVDLRP
- the tmk gene encoding dTMP kinase produces the protein MTSTFPGYFVSFEGIDGAGKSTHIESFCKLMQKRFPDREVVVTREPGGTPLGEQLRGLLLDAPMNLETEALLMFAARREHIAQVIEPALLAGKIVISDRFTDASFAYQGGGRGLSIEKLNDLERWVQGRPDGSLLQPNLTILFDLPGEIAEARRSKVRAPDKFEKMDLHFFEKVRQEYLRRAKEDSKRFHLVDATKTPEVIWEELQSLNIHL
- a CDS encoding DNA polymerase III subunit delta' yields the protein MSDLMFPMEQDSQVAPWLKPLWDSLNFGKLPNAILLHGQSGIGKFSFAVELAKALLCEAGNSSKPCNQCEACHWFNTGNHPDFIALVPETHRKLLPQADFESEDTPKRGKASKDDSDAEPSEKKEKKNISIEETRSAIESLSIGSHRGGNRVILIYPLELLRSDSANTLLKSLEEPPANTIFILLADRVDRVLPTIRSRCRLLTAPRPDRNQGLAWLKSQVLTIPGLKTNDADIDTIYDEQGGAPYAVLESIIARHNKDEKDELTIAIAASRLLLQSMAQGGRIPWLETAEKIHKAQFSFLLATMQRWVSDIQVVSQGGHARYYPKHLSTLQGLSHAARVPKLLAFWKALVQARRSENHPLANRIQIEALLSQYQQVFEG
- a CDS encoding protein adenylyltransferase SelO; translation: MAFTLSGDDACQITHPSPIPNPYWVAFSPAAAKLIGLELNNAGLPSDSSWLEVLAGNSLATTYQQFPRPISTAYSGHQFGVWAGQLGDGRAILLGEMNGQELQLKGAGKTMYSRMGDGRAVLRSSIREFLCSEAMHALGIPTTRALAIVGSELPVRRETMETAAVCTRLAPSFLRIGHFEHYASLQNVVRLKELADLLIKDHYPECQTNTEPYLELFKRICERNAMLVAQWQAVGFCHGVLNSDNISALGLTMDYGPFGFLDQFEIDHICNHSDQGGRYAYHRQPQIMHWNMACLASGFLPLLEPTHDEQKAQSLLREVLETFPVTYAQAWQSLFRQKLGFTTEQEGDIRLIERLLQAMHDSKVDFTYFFRQLSGVRQDQVVQQISLRDHFVDRNGIDQWFTDYLTRLKAESSQDHPRKIAMDLINPKYILRNHLAQVAIDKAKHHDFSEITTLLEILSKPYDEQSAHERYAMPPPPDLEKVEVSCSS
- the mltG gene encoding endolytic transglycosylase MltG, whose product is MLAFIYGCLFLWPVVPSLANIQDVPAYKVKIAPQSSLASIAQQLQDQGISVYTLAFQVSAKALFVGSKLKPGTYQLPIRASLGKILLQMARGDRVRESIAIIPGMTIWQLRSLVDSHPALVHQTKGLNSKALLQSLNLSFPNDEGLFFPDTYVFDPGESDVNIYRRASLAMQKQLNLAWEQKPSNSPLKTPYELLILSSIIEKETGKSSDRGFVAAVFINRLNKGMMLQTDPTVIYGIGPRFDGNLRKADLRKDSPYNTYMRKGLPPTPIAMPSKESLLATVHPAQSKALYFVAKGDGSSHFSETLNEHESAVDRYQRKLAPKSN
- a CDS encoding ion channel, with the protein product MISLFQNADLPSFATLLNEINTDMGNSQIWVMVVSACLMLAVHAVAVLGIAGAFHWIDEVMTRRKIFGASFLSYFIAILLVIAIHLSEIVVWAYICVALKVFPTNPQTFYFAGEMYTTVGYGDYNLAEKWRILPIIISFSGIFAVSMSGAALYTMMGALLGHNNQNQNPRSGSGF
- a CDS encoding NRDE family protein, which produces MCLILFAWNSHPDYSLVVAANRDEFYERDTEGLAYWPEHPHVLAGRDRADVLGSPGTWLGFTKTGKFAALTNVRAPSEKNPDARTRGELSLLYLTSQDKPASFVEVNSKRFSHYNGFNLLMADLSDPANAEMHWVSNRILMGQNIRPRKVFPNQPLSPGVYGLSNAMLDTPWPKVNHRVAAFAQVLAMDHGQLKSADQYLKVLADTHHASDHELPSTGVSKEWEKALSPAFIKTPSYGTRSSTVLRVRKDGQFEMVERRFDAGGTVGHDVITGALSTAPGSNLSV
- a CDS encoding ankyrin repeat domain-containing protein, coding for MLNNIIKTTAFIAVLGLSSPVFAQTETQINDFTKAAKFDDLSEVKALLAAGVSPNTVDSKGDPMLLIAIRDKSTKVTEYLLKDKKIDVDLSNKYGETPLMMASIDGDLPVVKTLVQQNKAKLDHIGWTPLHYACAKGQLQVAQFLVSSGADVNSRSPNGTTPLMMAAQAGNEELIKFLLDNGADIRMRNSHGFSVIEVAEIYQKPWIAEALSSRWQKLYKQPYPGPQKYTSNKSS
- a CDS encoding TatD family hydrolase, coding for MFIDSHCHLDFPEFQARLPEVLANMKSAQVSHALCVSVDIPDFPNVLKLAQEHPHLYASVGVHPDYEDTPEPTLEFLVDTAKKHSKIVAIGETGLDYYRMGDRSYESMEWQRERFRTHIRAALESKKPLIIHTRSASEDTIKILKEEGAEGIGGVMHCFTESLDVARKAMDLGFYISFSGIVTFKSAKDLQETCKQVPLDRMLIETDSPYLAPIPYRGKTNEPAWVSKVGEFIASLKGVSVEELANSTSSNFYQCFQIDRTVN
- a CDS encoding PaaI family thioesterase; translation: MNKQVQINPQTQLANLGEELNVPFLKLLGVRFLSAEMGKGEILLAIKPEHTNTWAVAHGGVLLTLMDVAMAVAARSGDPSDRSVVTIELKNNFMQAANGVLRVKADTVRRTATMAFCEAKLYNDQGEICCMATGTFQFIKRLPTRDTKGERVVNEDLRSD